ATTCCCGGGGTCGTAATACCGGGTGTAGTGTTGTCGTACGATCTGATCAAGAGTCAGTTTTTCAGCGGTGCCAGTGAGACGCTACTCACGCGGTACGGAAGTGGAGGCATCTCGACTGCCGACCCGTCCGGTTCGGGCCTCTCAGAAGTCGGTGGTAGCGCACTGACGCTGTTTGTCCGCTCACTGTCGGTCAAACTCGCGATCGGGCTCGTAGGGGTGCTAACTGTGGCCATCTCTATTTATAAGATCGGGCGCGCCCTGTGGCACGGGTCTTCGATAATCGACGAGATATCCGCCGCTCATGGCCGACAGCTTCTGTTGCTACTCGGGTGCGTCCCTGTAGCGGGGCTGGGTCTAGTGTATCTGGTTGCCGGGGACCTCCCGCAGGTCGTTCGCTACTTCTCTTTCATAACCGGGTTGGGCACAGTTTTCGTCTCGATACGATTAGTCGATATCAGTGGGAAAGTCGACCGACAGACCTTCGGCGCTATCGCTTCCGTCCTCCTCATAGTGGGTGTGGCGGGTGCTGTTCCAGCGACGTTCAATTCGCCGTACCTGTTCAAACCGACACAACAGGTAACTGAATCCCAGATGTCCGGCTACGACTGGACCTTCAACACAGCTGCTGATAAACCAACCTTCGCGACGGATACCGATGTCGGGCGTCACTACCGAGCGACCAGAGGGAACAGTCGGTATCGGAAGTGGCGTGGTTCGGATATGAGTCAGGGATTCAGTGTTCGAGGCGGCGGGTTGGTCGGACCACATTTCAACTCTCAGAACCTTTCGGAGGCTGCAGGCTCCGAGGGAATATATCTCATTACAACAGACTTTTCGAGGCAGCAACAGCTATCGTTATATAAAGGACTCGTATTCAACGAGTCGGACTACCGGTATCTACAGAGCTCTGAAAATATCTCCTGCATCTACGACAACGGTGATTTTCGAGAGTATCAGGTCCGCAATTGACTGTGGCCCTGCCGGGGTGCAGCAAATCCCTTTCGCCGACCCGTACGAGAAATCTATCGTGAGTTCGGGACCGTCACACTCTTCTTGGAACGGGCGGGCCTGAGTTATCGTCTGTTAGTGAACCCGACTGGATGATTCAGCGCCTTCGTGATAGATGGCCGATATTGGAACAGCCAGAGGCGGTGAAATGTGCCAACTATTCGTTCACCACGTAGAGATGGACAGAGCCCGAACTGTACGTCCGTGACCGATCAGAAGCGAGTCGCTTCTGTGGATCGTAGAGTATCTTCCTCGTTCCGACCTTTTTATACAACGTTATATCTCTCACCACGATTCGTTCTTCGACTGAGGTTACAGTTCCATTGTACAGTGGCAAGCCGATAACGTGCCAGCCTCTCTGCGATGCGAACTCCGCTCGGCCGGTTCTATATGTTCGGTCCGTTTCGATAGAGCTGAGTTCCCTTGCGTATTGTTCGTCGGTATATACCTCGGTTGTCACTTCGGATATAGTCTGTTTCGCGATAAGCTCTTCCGAGGACAGAAACTGCCGATTTTGTGAGGGGTGATCTGGACTAGCCGGCGGAACGCCGACCTGGGCCACTACCAACAGCGACAGAACAGCCACTGCCACAGATTTGGGTGACTCTTCTACGAGATGTCCTGCTAACAGACAAAGCGGCACTGCTGCAACGACAGAAGTTCTGACGACTGCAATACCAGGTCCGAAAATCGAAACGAAAACGAATGCCCCACAGACAAACCCCACCGCCAATAGAATACCTTTCTGATTACACCGCTGTTTGAGGTTTCGTTTGGCAAGTAGCGCCCAGCCGGCAGCTCCCGCCACTGATAGTCCAATCCAATCTGCGTTTTTCAATATGCCCCCGACCAGCCCCGGAAGGACTGGTCGTGTAGACCGCAGAACCACGCCACCTGTCTCAAGTGTCGCGCCTTTGATTGCAGGGGCTATTACGACTAGTACTGCCGAGCGGAGAAACGACGTTAGGTATAACCATTGAAAAACTAACCCACAACTCACCAGGATTACCAGTCGTATGGCCGCTCGCCTGTTATCGACGAGTCCGAAAGTGGTAACAGCAATACCCGTAACGACTAACATCGAGGTCTTGTGGGCAAACAGCATCAATACCAGCGGGATTACAAGCGCTACAAAACTTCGTCTGGACCACGTCTCTGTCCAGAGAAACAGTAGACCCGTAATCGGGATGACAAGCAGTGCCGTCAGCAACTGCGGAACCGGTTGAACACTGTATGCAAGAAGGGGACCGGCAACCCCTGCGAGGGCCCCAGCGACGATTCCGTCGTCACCGAGACGCCGAGCTATGCTTACCGCGCCAAACACGGGCAGAAACCCGAACAGAATCGGATAGATAACTAACGCGTTACGACCATCGAAACCCGTGATAAGTCCAGTTTGGGCAGCAAGTATGTGAAATCCCGACGCGACATTATAAAAGAATATCTGTGCTATCGAGTCGAGCGAACCGGAGGTGGCTATTCGTTCCACCGCTACTGCCACTTTATCCGCGTCGTTTCCGATCATCGACGGTGTAGATAGATACACCCAACTGTGCACCGCCGCTAAACCGGTAGAGAATATAGTCGAAGCTACGAGCGCACGTTCTTTTAGTGCAAAATATATTATTAGTAACAGAACCGAATAACCGATTACCATTGGGTAATACGCCCAGCGCGAAATGAACACCCCGATACCTAATCCCGTTATAGCGACGATAAGAGAAAATTTTAACTTAGTCGCGTATCTCATATTGCGGTCGTCTCGTTGAACTAAATAAATATAAATGTTTCCTTTTTTAGATTAAGTCGCCGAGTTGCGTTCAGTTGCCGCTACCGATTGCCGAAGCTACGACCGGAAGAGTTCGGGATATCGGTACGAAATAATAGCCAACTGCCGGAAAATTCAAATTGCACCGTGTGAGACGGAGTCGGAGGGTTTGATATGCTCGAAGTGTCTCGAAAATGACGTTTACCGTCGAACGGTCAGAGACGTACCAACGGAGGGGTCGCGTGAACGGCCGGTTTTAACACTTGTTTTCGATCCACCACTCCCGCCAGTCGTCCCGCTCTTTTTGTAGTTTCTGGATGCGACGCAGTCGGGCGTCGACCACCGGATAGAACACGGCGGACATGACCGAAAAGAACAATCCCTGCCAGCCGTCCAAAACCGACCGTTCGTAGAAATACCGATAGTTGAACGCCGCGGCCCCCTTTAAATAAAAGTACAAGAGGGACGAGGACCGCCCGGACTCGTACTCGTCGAGGGCGTCGGCGGCAGTGTACCCCATCCACTTCGTGATGTACTCGTCGACGCTGTCGTAGGCGTAGTGGTGTATCGGATGCTCGAGTTCACCCACATCGTATCCGTCCCGAACACGCCACTCTTCACCGACGATTGCGTCGTCCCAGCTGAGTGCTTCGACCCGAGCTAAGATAGGTCGTTTCTTGTGTTTGGCATGCATCCACCGGCCCCACATACGATTCCGTTTGAAGGTCTCGTACGCGTCCTTCGTGGGGTCGGTAAGTTTCCGTCGAATTTCGCTCGCCATCGGTTCCCGCACCTCTTCGTCTGCATCCACGTAGAGGACCCAGTCGTTCGATGCTTTGGTCGCGGCGGTCCGAAACATGTGAGCGAATCCCTCGAACTCGTAGTCGTACAGTGCCACACTGTCATAATCGCGCACGATTTCCCGAGTGCCGTCCGTCGAGTCGCTATCCAGAACGACGATTTCGTCGGCGATATCAGTAACACTGTCCAGTGCACGCTCGACGCAGTCGGCACTATTGTACGTCGGCGTACAAACAGTGAGGGGTTCCATCATTCTTACGTCCATACTGCCTCCTAAAAAATTTGCTCATACACCAGTCGGACGTCTTACCGCGCTCGTTCCGGAACGACGGATCCTAATATACTAATATCGCAGCAGTGCAAAAATACTAATTACGTTCCGCAGTACCAGTCATATAATGGAAATCGCGATTATCTCGGACCTCTACCCGCCAGAGGTCATCGGCGGCGCCGAAAAGCACGCTGCTGATGACGCGGAGAAGCTCGCCGACGAGGGGCACATCGTAACCGTCCTTACGTCGGGGGCGGAGGCACCGTTTCATCGGGTCGACGAATCCGAGACAAACGGCCTCACTGTCCGCCGGTTTCGTCCTGTCAACGCCCACGCACCGATTCGATATCAGGACGTCTCGCTACCCAGAAAACTCATCGGCCATGGTTTCAACATCTGGAACCCACACGCCGACTGGATGGTCGAAAAACAACTGACCGACATCGACCCCGACATCGTTCACGTGCACAATTACCGAGGGCTCTCGGGCGCGGTGTTCTCTGCGGTCGGTCGTCTCGACGCGCCGGTGGTGTTGACCCTACACGACTACGCGGCACTACATATCCGTTCCGGCCTGTTCAAAGACGGCGAGATAATCGAACCCGGGCCGCTGATGAAGCTCTATCAGCGGTATATCGACCCGATAATCAGCGACAACGTCGACATGATACTCTCGCCGTCCCAGTTCGTCATCGACAGGCACCACGACGAAGGCGTGTTCACCGACGTCCCGACCCAGCGCCTGCAGCTGGGTATCGACGAGAGTGAGCTCCAGTTCGAGGACGTCGACGCCGAGAACGCCAGCGAAACACGGTTGCTGTACGCGGGACAGCTCAACGAGAGCAAGGGGATAGACGTCCTCATCGACGCCGTCAAGAGCATCGACTCGTCGGACATCTCGCTGCACGTACTGGGGAAGGGGCCAGAGCGTGAGGCCCTCGAAGCCCGCGCCGGCGACGACGACAGAATCGAGTTCCACGGCTTCGTCTCCGAGAGCGAGCTCGTCCGGCAGTACAGCCTCGCCGATTTCACCGTGGTGCCGTCGCGGTGGTACGACAACTCCCCGATGGTGATATACGAGAGCTACGCCCGCGGGACACCGGTCATCGGGGCCGACATCGGCGGCATTCCCGAACTGATAGAGAGCGGCGAGACCGGCTACTGCTTCGAGCCCGACCAGCCGGAAGCGCTCGCGGAACTCATCGTGAGTCGTCGGGACGAGGCGGCGGAGCTGGCGTCGAACGTCGAGGAGCTCGACATCAGCCTCGATACCCACGTCGAGCGACTCGTCGACACCTACGAGTCGCTCGTCGACGGACCTAGGACCTGTTGACGGCGCCCGACGGGGAGGGCACAGCGGGGTCGGTCACGACTCGCCGGTACAGCTTCTCCATCTCCACGGCGCTCGCCTGCCAGGAGTACTCGTCCTCACAGAGGGCTCGGGCGACCGCGGGCTCGAACTCGTCGCCGTCGAGTTGTGCCTCGATGGACGAGGCCAGCGCCTCGGGGTCGGCGATCGGTGTGACAGTCCCGATGGGCTCGGACCTGACCTCGTCCGCGATGCCGACCACGTCCGTCGTCACGACCGGCGTCCCACAGGCCAGCGCCTCCAGCAGCACCAGCCCGAACCCTTCCTGGTCGCTGCTCGTAGAGGGGAGGACGAACAGGTCCGCACCCGAGTAGTAGCTCGTGATATCCTCTTCGGGCACGCGTCCCAGGAACGTGACCGACGAGGCGACGCCGGCCTCGTCGGCGTAGGCCTCGTACCGGGACTGGGCATCGCCGCCCCCGCCGACCAGTAGCTGTGGTGTCCGGCCCTCACCGTCGTCGAGGTGGGCCATCGCGTCGAGCAGGTCGGTCAGCCCCTTGTACTCGTGGTGCCCGTCGAGTACGCTCAGGAAGAACAGCGTCGGGCGGTCCGGGTCGAGCCCCAGGCGCTCCCGCTCCGCATCGCTCAGGTCGACGGGCGTGTAGTGCTCGGTGTCAACGCCGTTCGGAATCATATCTATCTTCTCCATCTGGTCGTCGAGGTGTGCCGAGTTGGAGACGTACTCCGGCTGGGTCACGACGACGCTGTCCGAGAGCCCCAGCGTCGCCTTGAGCATCGACTGGTTGTAGATTCTGGCCACGTAGTCGGCGAGGTCCTCACCGATGATGTCGTTGTGATACGTCACCACGACTGGCGTATCGGTAATCGCCCCCGCGAGCGCGCTCCAGTCCGCGAACCACGGTGTCGGCAGGTGCGTGTGAATCACGTCCGCCGCCCGCGCTTCCTTCAGCAAGACACCGGGCAGGGACGGCGTGATGTTGGTGTTCGCTATCTGTCCGATACTCCGCAACCGCTTGACCTCGATGCCGTCGATCCACTCGTGGTTGTCCGTCTCTTCCTGGACGTCCGCACAGACGACCGTTACCTCGTGTCCTCTGTCCACGAGCTGGGTCGAGAGGTCGTGAACGTACGCTTCGACCCCCCCGATATACGGAAAGAAGCGGACCGGCGTGTGGAGAATCTTCATCGCGTGAGCCTAAGACAGTTCTCGGTATCAAAGATTCGGTCTGCGTGTACTTCGTTTAATATCCAGATGCGTCGTATAATGACGTTTCGAGGGTCGTTTCGGGGCGTGGTGCATGCATTTCCGCAGCCTGACGGCGCGTCGCCACCGCGTAGTTACACTGACACTCCGCGAAAAGTAACGATCCGGAACGCTCAGTTAACTCGGTCGCCACCGAAACGATATTATGAAACTCGGGGTAACCGGTACCCAATGCGCATCGCGTTCGTGAGCAACGTCGTCTATCCGTTCGTCACTGGTGGTGCGGAGAAACGTATTCACGAGATCGGCACCCGGCTCGCAGATAACGGCCACGAAGTGACGGTGTACGGCCGGCATTACTGGGACGGGCCGGCGGAAATCACACACGAGGGGATGACGCTCCGGGCGGCGGCACCGTCCGCGGAGCTGTACGACGGCGACCGGCGTTCGATTACCGAGGCGCTGGATTTCGCCGCCCGTCTCGTGCCGACGCTCAGGCGGCATCTCCGGAACGACGAACACGACGTCGTGGTCGCCAGCGTCTTCCCGTACTTTCCGGTCCTCTCGACGAAGCTGACGGCGCTCGGAACCGAGACGCCGCTCGTCACGACCTGGCACGAGGTGTGGGGGGACTACTGGGAGGAGTATCTCGGGCGCCTGGGGCCGTTCGGGAAACTCGCAGAGGGGGTGACCGCACGGACTCCCCAGCATCCGGTCGCCATCTCCGGTATCACGGCCGACCGACTGGCCGACCTGGGCCCCGACCGCGGGGACATCGAAATCGTCCCGAACGGTATCGACACGGACCAGATTCGGAGCGCGCCGCTCCCGGACGAGGGGTACGACGTGCTCTTTGCCGGCCGACTGATAGAGCACAAGAACGTCGACCTGCTGCTCGAAGCCTTCGACGCCGTCGCCGGGGGGACCGACCTGACACTCGGCGTCATCGGTGACGGTCCCGAGCGGGACGCGCTGGAGGCGACGGCGGCGTCGCTGGACCACGCGGACCGGGTGGAGTTTCTCGGCTTTCTCGAGGAGTACGACGACGTGCTCGGACACATGCGCGTCGCGGACGTCTTCGCCTCCCCGAGTACGCGCGAGGGGTTCGGACTGACGTTCGCGGAGGCGATGGCCGCCGACTGTACGGTTATCGCGGCCGACCATCCGGATTCGGCGGCCGACGAGGTCCTCGGGAACGCGGGCTTTCTCGCCGAACCGACGGTCGAATCGGTCCGCGAGACGCTCGACCGGGCTGTCGACGGGGACCGCCCGCCGTCCGACCCGGTCGCGCGCGCCGACAAGTTCGACTGGGACCGGGTGGCCACCAGAGCGCTCTCGGTGTTCCGGGGCGCGACCAACGACTTCTGATGCGCGGCCGCCTCGGCGCACCGCCGATTGCCCGGCCGGTTCCACAGGCGACTGAATCAATAATTTCATGCAACAGGCACGGAACAAACTGAACGATGACGCTGTCTCGCCCGTATCTGTCCCCCTGCCGTCACGACACGGCGGCTTTCCCGCCCCGCCCTAACGGCGACTCACCGTGTCACGCGGGCCCGGGCGTGACTGCACGCCGGGTGGCCACTGGAGCGACACTCACGGTGCGGGAGCAGCCATGAGCGGTATCCTCGCCCTGTACAATCGCGACCGCTCGGCCGTAGACCGGAGCGCGGTCGAGCGGATGCAGGGGGCGATGGACCACCGCGGTCCCGACGGGAGCGATAGCTGGGACGGTGACGGCGTCGCCCTCGGGCATCAGCACCTCCGGTCCACGCCCGAAGGGCGCTACGATTCCCAGCCCTGTCGCGACGGGGACACCGTCGTCGTCGCAGACGCGCGCCTCGACAACCGACCGGAGCTGTTGTCGGAGCTCCAGCTGTCGAGCCCGCCGGAACGGATTCCGGACAGCGAGTTGCTCCTTGCGGCCTACAGGCAGTGGGGGACGGGCTGTGTCTCTCGGCTGGCCGGCGCGTTCGCCTTTGTCGTCTGGGACGGGGACCAGTTGTTCTGTGCCCGCGACCGCTTCGGCGTCAAACCGCTGTACTACCACC
The genomic region above belongs to Halomicroarcula saliterrae and contains:
- a CDS encoding glycosyltransferase family 4 protein — its product is MKILHTPVRFFPYIGGVEAYVHDLSTQLVDRGHEVTVVCADVQEETDNHEWIDGIEVKRLRSIGQIANTNITPSLPGVLLKEARAADVIHTHLPTPWFADWSALAGAITDTPVVVTYHNDIIGEDLADYVARIYNQSMLKATLGLSDSVVVTQPEYVSNSAHLDDQMEKIDMIPNGVDTEHYTPVDLSDAERERLGLDPDRPTLFFLSVLDGHHEYKGLTDLLDAMAHLDDGEGRTPQLLVGGGGDAQSRYEAYADEAGVASSVTFLGRVPEEDITSYYSGADLFVLPSTSSDQEGFGLVLLEALACGTPVVTTDVVGIADEVRSEPIGTVTPIADPEALASSIEAQLDGDEFEPAVARALCEDEYSWQASAVEMEKLYRRVVTDPAVPSPSGAVNRS
- a CDS encoding glycosyltransferase family 2 protein; this encodes MDVRMMEPLTVCTPTYNSADCVERALDSVTDIADEIVVLDSDSTDGTREIVRDYDSVALYDYEFEGFAHMFRTAATKASNDWVLYVDADEEVREPMASEIRRKLTDPTKDAYETFKRNRMWGRWMHAKHKKRPILARVEALSWDDAIVGEEWRVRDGYDVGELEHPIHHYAYDSVDEYITKWMGYTAADALDEYESGRSSSLLYFYLKGAAAFNYRYFYERSVLDGWQGLFFSVMSAVFYPVVDARLRRIQKLQKERDDWREWWIENKC
- a CDS encoding glycosyltransferase family 4 protein: MEIAIISDLYPPEVIGGAEKHAADDAEKLADEGHIVTVLTSGAEAPFHRVDESETNGLTVRRFRPVNAHAPIRYQDVSLPRKLIGHGFNIWNPHADWMVEKQLTDIDPDIVHVHNYRGLSGAVFSAVGRLDAPVVLTLHDYAALHIRSGLFKDGEIIEPGPLMKLYQRYIDPIISDNVDMILSPSQFVIDRHHDEGVFTDVPTQRLQLGIDESELQFEDVDAENASETRLLYAGQLNESKGIDVLIDAVKSIDSSDISLHVLGKGPEREALEARAGDDDRIEFHGFVSESELVRQYSLADFTVVPSRWYDNSPMVIYESYARGTPVIGADIGGIPELIESGETGYCFEPDQPEALAELIVSRRDEAAELASNVEELDISLDTHVERLVDTYESLVDGPRTC
- a CDS encoding glycosyltransferase family 4 protein; translated protein: MRIAFVSNVVYPFVTGGAEKRIHEIGTRLADNGHEVTVYGRHYWDGPAEITHEGMTLRAAAPSAELYDGDRRSITEALDFAARLVPTLRRHLRNDEHDVVVASVFPYFPVLSTKLTALGTETPLVTTWHEVWGDYWEEYLGRLGPFGKLAEGVTARTPQHPVAISGITADRLADLGPDRGDIEIVPNGIDTDQIRSAPLPDEGYDVLFAGRLIEHKNVDLLLEAFDAVAGGTDLTLGVIGDGPERDALEATAASLDHADRVEFLGFLEEYDDVLGHMRVADVFASPSTREGFGLTFAEAMAADCTVIAADHPDSAADEVLGNAGFLAEPTVESVRETLDRAVDGDRPPSDPVARADKFDWDRVATRALSVFRGATNDF